In the Pongo abelii isolate AG06213 chromosome 9, NHGRI_mPonAbe1-v2.0_pri, whole genome shotgun sequence genome, TGTAAGAAGTAGGGGCAGTAAAAACAAACTGAAAGTtacaatggctttttaaaaacttacagaaGTATAATTGTTTGGGACTATTCTTAGAACTCACCTATTTTAGAATGACAACATGCTATGTTTAATCAttgatattatataaaaattcattttgtgcACTAATATATGGATGTTTAATAATATGGTCTGCTCTTGGGAAACTTAGTTGTCCCTGCTTtagataatttaattaaaaagggGTTTATGTTGGTTTGTGCTTCTACAATACAGTCTTTGTGACTCGAGGGTCACATTGTAACTTGAATGCTACTGCAGATGTTAACAAGAATTTAGATATCCATTGACTCAGATTTAAAATAATGGAGCATTTATGTGAACAAGGTCCTCTCTtgccaaacaaaacacaaaccacaccattttcttttttactgcacATACACTATTATTCAACCAAAATCCTATTCTTGATGACCCCATTCCAGAACAAACAGAAATGAAGTCACTCTCACTTGGTCCTCCCTTGTTCTTTAGCACTTTTGTGTACTTTTGTTCCTTCATTTGACAAATCTCATCCTCTTTTCCCTCATAAGCTAAAAAATATGCTTCCAAGGCATATTTAGTGCTGAATCATTTTGTAGGTGATAATTACATGAGCCAATTGGTCTGCCTGTCACCTCAGCATAATTGATGGCACCCTCTTCCACTCCCAAGTGCCCTCATTTGCTGATATGTTCACCCGATATGTCATAcctaatttttctcttctcatcCCCCAATTCCCCATTTCCAACTttaattgagtttattttttaaagcataggaTTGTatactaaatgggaaaaaatgaagaagTCAACTAGTCATATTTCGCACTATGAGAATTCGTTTAACAAAATCCTTCACAAGATTCAGCCTCTCTCTGAACTTTCTGGCAGCTAATTCATTACCTTTTGAGGTGGTATTTTCCACTACTAGGCATCTCTAAGTTTTAAGAAAGTCTTCTTTATCTTCAGcttccattttattcttcttcCCCAGTCCAAAACTCTGTTTATAGTTTGGAATTCCTTTCTCAACCACGGGTTTTTGTAATGCCCAGATTAAGGCATCCATTGTATATTACAAACTAACTTTTTAGttatctgaaaaaaatactaGTTACATATTATCCTTGGGAAAATTGAGAAAACAGTTACTGAAGTCATTTTTTTTGCATTCAGATGAGGAACCTCATTTGAAAGGCTGCAGGGCTCTATCATTTactagctatatgaccttggaaagtttattttatctGCTTCAGGCTGTTTTTCAGTAACAAAATCAAAGTAAAGTACCCCTCTTATGGGCTGCTGTGAGAATCAAATAACGTAAAGTTCCTTAGGAACAGATACTTTATCATGTTTACCACTTTATTCTAAGTGCTTATTGCAGGCAGTAGCAGATAGAGTAAGATCTCAATAAATATCTCTATAAACAATAAAAGTCCTAGCACACTGACTTGCACATAGCACTCAATAAAAGGTAGCTATTACTATTCTTTCAATCATTCTTCCTATGATCTGGTTTCTAGAATTCTCACTATATTAATCAACCTCTTATGGAAGCTATCTTGTTTACTCAACATTCTTCTTAACATGTAGTTCTAACAATTCAATACTATGTGGTGTATGGagattttgctttatttgaagataattattttaaggAAGTCTAAACAGACAAGCGTCTGCTGGGAAAAAGCTAGTCTACCTGCTTATATAAAGAGGTGGCACTTACAAAACCCATTAACTTTCTCACAATACCACCCTTTAAACATTAGGAAATGGTTAAGAGAACAAAAATATCAGCAAATAAGGAGTGATCAGCCAGGTAAGAGAATAACCAGGATAGTGCAGTAttatgatgaagaaaaaaaaaaaagccactgcaACCAGTACTTATGTTTATTACTGTACCTAATAAACAGCCCAGTGTGGTGATTGCTATTCACTTAGTAGCCTCCCCATCTAGAATATACTCCGTGATCTTTCTTGATGGCCAGACTGTGTAAAATTCATACACAGTGTTTACTACAGGGATCCCCAAATATTgttagttgaatgaataaacacacaTTTCAAGGAGGGCACTACAGTGAGTAGATGAACAGTTTTCTGATAGGAGATTGTACAACTAATGTTTTCACCAGTGTATTTTAGGACTGCAGATTCAGATTAAGGCGCTGGGACTGAAGGCAAATAGTAAAACtacaaatataaagtaaaaacttGGAACCTTTGCCAAAGAAAGGAATAATAAATTGATTTAATAATTTGAAAGAACTGTAAGGTTTaggttttgttcttatttttagtgCGACTGAGATTGGAGTCTGTTTGTAGACATATCTGAAAAAAGTGAATGGGGAGATGGAAGATGGTAAATGCCAAGGAAAAGATGGAAGGATAAATCAGTGTAATAAAAAGGAGCACTTATTTTTCGCCAACAGAAGTAAAGGTAAAGGTTAAGTGTCCGAGTTAACGAATGGATTGTTGACCTCTGGGGAGGGTGGTCCCATCAGCTCAGCTTTGTGACGACCTAAGAATATCCCTTCCACACCTTTCCTGATCCAATCATCCTGGCTGCATAAAACCACCTAAATCAATCAACTGTTACACTTCCCTTAGTGCTAAGATATATTCATATAACTCCCACgtattaaatgaaaatacatacatctaaaaataaaacaacaagatTGCTGCTACACcaagaaaggattttaaaaaggcCTGTTCACAAGCTAAGTGAGGGCCAGAGGAGAGGCGTTCGTTTACACTGAAATTCGAGCTGCGATAACACCTCCTAATGCAATCAAACGCTGTTGCAGCACACTTCTTAGGAGATCGGGTTCAACTGCAGGGACTGGGTAAGGTGAGAATCTGGCTTGGCGGCTCCGGCCCCGGCCATCTGGTTCCCTCCCATTTATAAAGCGTGTTGGGCTCCGGCCGCCACCATTCACTCGACGGCTCTCGGCCCGAACGCTTGGTCGCACCGCCTGCCGAGGTCCTAGATGAATCGCTTCAGGCCTGGAAACGAGGAAGCCGTCTCCGGAGACCATCGCCAACGCTGACGCCCGCGGTCTGAGATCGTCGTGGGAAGAGCGGTAGGCCACTCTGCTCCTCTGATCACCGGAGGACAGGGACACACTGTTCAGGGCCATCTTCAAACACTGCCCGCAGTATTTGCGTTACGTCCCTTGGTCAAGGCAGGCCCTTCGCGGCTCCCCAGATCAGTCCAGCCTGTGTCGGACCCGATGACTAACCACACCGGAACCCATAACAGCCTGCAGAAGAGCCAGAAGCCGCCTTGCCTTTAACGAGCGCTATCCTGGCGAACATGCGCAGACCGTCCGCGCACGTCGGCGCCTGCTGAGAGCAAGCGCAACGGACGTTTACGTTGGTGACGCCAGGGAGCGTGAGGACGAGAGGCTTCCGTGAATGCGCAGTGGGTGCGTCGGCCACGACCTTTTGGCCAGGTTAGGGAGGGGGCGACGCTGAGATGGGGGCGGCGGCAGCGGAAGCGGATCGCACACTCTTTGTGGGCAACCTTGAAACGAAAGTGACCGAGGAGCTCCTTTTCGAGCTTTTCCACCAGGTAAGCGGCTGGGTTCGGCCCTTTGCCTTTCGTTTTCCGTCTCGCCTAGGGCCTGGCCAGCGGCCACCCCGTTTTCTTTTCGTGGCCGTCAGGGGACCCGACGGGTGGCTGTTTGGGGGTGAAGGGCGGGTCTGGGTTGCTAAACGCTCGCTGGGTGTCGCTTTCCTGGAAGATCTTGGTTCGTTTAGGCCGAAAGTGACGACTAAAGGTGGTAGAGGGATCCTCGATCAGGTTTCCCGTGGTAGAGATCCAGGGGTCCTTAGGAACATAGTGTGTGTGTAGGGCATTCGTTGAGCAGTGCTTTTTCTTATCCCTCCTGTTCTCATCTTCCCCTTAGGAGAATTTGTCTTTGGTTTATCCGACTGGGAacttaatgttttaatttatttgtgtctGTTTTCCCCTAAAGTTTGCTTATCAAATTGCAgcattattaaaatatgtaaaataaaatggttaagtACTCCGTAGAAAAACAGCATTTTAGTGTTGCTATATTAAAAAGTGTGAAAAATTCTGAGTATCCCATTCCCCCATCCCTATCCCCTAATAACTGGTATTGTTTGATTAATCAATACAAAAGTCAGTTTTTAGTTAAAGAAAATCATTCTCTTGTTCTTGATAAATGTTCATTTTCATGGAGTGGCAAAATAATGGCGATTAGTCACTATGTTAAGCCATACAGTGCTGTGAATTGCAAAAGTGATTATGTTTCCAGTTCCTTATGGGCCCCCTTCCCCAGATAAATCTAATGTTCAGTCATAACTAGGATGTTTACTGTAGCCAAAATGGAAATCCGTGCAtcattttcaaaagaagtttctgattacgtttctgttgtttttaaactgtgtcacatcttatttgtaaaatttgaGTATTTTCCCTTAGTTGCTTCATTTAAATTCTAAACACCTTTTTGTTTGTAGGCTGGGCCAGTAATAAAGGTGAAAATTCCAAAAGATAAGGATGGTAAACCAAAGCAGTTTGCGTTTGTGAATTTCAAACATGAAGTATCTGTTCCTTATGCAATGAATCTACTTAATGGAATCAAACTTTATGGAAGGCCTATCAAAATTCAATTTAGATCAGGTAACTGTCCAATGAGGTTAGGGGGGCATTGTTTCctgctgtttttaaatttattattcagTTTTAAAGAACCTCTTATTTGTAGACGAAACTTCTTTCTTAAGCATCGTGAATAGCAAACTTTGTATAGCAAATTTTATATATCCCTGAAAACGGGTAGCATTGACACATGgattttgaaattataattttaaaactgagCTTAAAGTTTCATTTTGGGTTAGTGAAAAGAACATAAACTGTATCACTAAGAGAGCTGGGCTTGGGTGCTCTGAAAAGAGCTaggtttattttctgaaaatacttttcctggctgctttgtaattacttttatgtattttgattCTTGATCATGTGAGGATGAAACTGTCCATGTATCCAGTCTTACAATTTAGGGTGGAGATCAGAAAATTATGGTCAGATTGGATATTTATGGAATGCTTTGTTTTGCTTATCTGATATTATACACTTACAATTTTCACCCTGATGAAGCCGTAAAGCAGTCTACAGcagtttgagatttttttttttctttttttttttttgagacggagtcttgccctgtcgcctaggctggagtgcagtggcgcaatttcagctcactgcaacctctgcctcccgagttcaagcgattctcctgccttagcctcctgagtagctgggattacaggtgtacaccaccacgcctggctaattctttgtatttttagtagaggtggggtttcaccatgttggtcaggctggtctcgaactcctggcctcaagagatctgcccacgtcagcctcccaaagtgctgggattgcaggcgtcagccaccgcgcctggccagtagtttgagatttttctcttttagattGTGTTTACCTTTTTGGAGTGATTTCAAGTGGGGAAGACAAAATTTCAAATTAGATTTTCTATcaagaataatttttcaaattgtttcatTTTAGGAAGTAGTCATGCCTCGCAAGATGTCAGTTTGTCATATCCCCAGCATCATGTTGGAAATTCAAGCCCTACCTCCACATCTCCTAGCAGGTAATATTTCTCACTTATTGTTAAGGCCATTTATCAGGAATTCTTATAGGGAATAGCCTCAAAACACATGAGCAAATAGTCTCCTTCATTATTCTCTTATCTCTTCATTCTGCCCTATTACTTGCCTTTTGGGATTGTTGTTATGTATCTATTCTAAGGGGGCTATAGACAAACACATTGTATATAGTCCCCTtaaaatagatacatatataactaTTTGTTCATTTGTAGCGACATAACCATCCCCACATATGTGTGCAGTACATGTATACACTTGAAACAAAATTTCTCAAAACATTATTTACCCTCACTACTTGGATTACTTActatttcatttaaaacattttaaaatttattttacaatcatTAATTGGTTGTTACTTACAGTTGAAAAATACCAGTTAGTCAACAGACTATTGGACTAAGAATTCCTAGAATTGGATTCTAGGTCTGCATCTATCAATTGTGTAATCTTGAGCTAGTCTCCTTTCTTTAGTCCCATCTTCCCATGTGTAAGGAAAATAAGTTGAATTAAATGATTTGTAAAATCCCTTCAGGTACTGAGTATTAGAAAGTATCATatttacttaaataattttatttgctttgggGAGGTTCATATTTTACCAGGGACAGTTTTTCCTAGTATATCCATAGAGCTATTTAACAGTCATTTAAGAAAGATTTAATAAATACCTGCCATATGTCAGGTTCTTTACCACATCTTTTacatatatgatttcatttattcctcacagcagTTTTATGAGGGTAGGGATTATTTTTATCTCTACCTTTTATATGAAGGGAAATGAAAAATGGAGGTTAACTTGCTCAGGTTCAGtgggctgggattcaaacccaggcggTGTAGTGTGATTGAGCCCAGCCACTATGATGTATTATCTAGAGGAGCTTAAAGTCTAAATGAagacacatattatatatatttttgtgaatacCTGTTCAATTACTGTAATAAGTTCTCTAAAGAAAGAGTACAAAGGGCTTTGAGAAAATTTTAAGAGAAGGAGATGATATAGATGAATGTGgaactgaaagaagccagtgtACCTAGATCATAATGAATGAATATGGAGAGCAGTAGGGGATTTTGGTAGATAGGCTGGAGAGGGTCTTTTAAACTGTAATCAGGATTTTGAGATTTTACCCTAAAATGGAGTAGGAAGGCAGTGAAATGTTTTAGGTAGGGTACTGATAGGAACAAGTTtatatttt is a window encoding:
- the C9H11orf71 gene encoding uncharacterized protein C11orf71 homolog, which produces MALNSVSLSSGDQRSRVAYRSSHDDLRPRASALAMVSGDGFLVSRPEAIHLGPRQAVRPSVRAESRRVNGGGRSPTRFINGREPDGRGRSRQARFSPYPVPAVEPDLLRSVLQQRLIALGGVIAARISV